Sequence from the Fictibacillus arsenicus genome:
GTAAAAAAGCAGATCAAAGTAAAAAAGTAAGTCATAGTGGTGTATATAACGAGCTTGGCATAATAATCGGAAAGATAAAACCGCTTAAAGGACATATGAAATCGACTAGAAGACAGGAGATGCATGAAGAAATAGACCATAACCGGGATGATTTATATGAGTAAGAAATTCATTATTTCCTAAGGAAGCGCATAAACAGACATTTTTAGACAGAATTAATTAACATAAGTTTTATTATGTTAACTTAAAGGCGATAAAAAGCATTCTCCTCGTAAGGAGAATGCTTTAATTATTTCTTACAGGTTCAGTTTTCCCAGAGACATAAACAGAAGTTGATGTTTTTGTTGTACTCTTTAATTTTCCCGTTAGAAAAGAAGCGATTGTAATAGCAATGATTGAGATAAAAGCATTCTTAAAGCCAAACATGACCACAGCAGATGAAACAATAATAAAATCAGTTACAAAAAGTGATACGCCCCGGTTGATATCCGATTTTTGTTCAAGATATAAAGCTAGTATGTGGATTCCACCAAGAGAAGCACCTGAATTTAGTACAAAACTTACCCCGATACCAATCAGAATTCCAGCTATCATAGCAGCAATTATTGGAGAGATCGTTGGAAAATGAACAAAATCCATTAGATCTGATATAACAGATATGAGTAAAATACATAAAAAAGTTGATAGTGAAAAAGTCCATCCCAGCTTTTTGATAGAAAGAACAAAGAAAGGGAGATTTACAATTAAAAAAAGAATACCCCACGACCATTCCGTCATGAAAGTGCCAAGTGTTGCAACACCAGCTGTTCCTCCAAATGTCAGTGAATGTACAGTTAACAGCTTAATTCCTGCAGCAGTTAAAAATAACCCTAAAATAATCATTATACTTTTATAAAATTTAGTTTCCAACATGATTTCCTACTTCCGATTTAACAATTCACTTGATATTTCATTATTTAACATATCACGGAAATCTTGCATACTTGAGTATTTTTATTCGTCTGAAAATAGAAAACGTTTACAATTTATTAATATTTATTCATCAATAAAAAACAAGCTTGTCATTGTGGTAGATAATAATGCTTTGTCATAAATTGATAACAGTGGGTAAATAAACGATATAGGCATTTGTCACAGGTATTATCTAAAAAACATATATTGATTTGACTGGTAAAGAGAGGTGGTACCGCTTGAACGAACCTATCGCGATAAAAAAACAGCGGCAGATCAACATTGTATTGAACCAGGGAAATGAGAAGATCAAAGCAGATGATGCCTTAACTTTGGCAGGAAAAGATAAAGCGAAAGAGCAGCATATTCCATTAATAAAAATTGAACAAGATCTTAACAGGCTTGTTGGTATGGAAGATTTAAAACATCATGTCAAGGAAATTTATGCATGGCTTCATATTAATAAATGCCGGCAAGAAATGGGACTGAAGGCAGAAAAACAGGCCCTTCATATGTTATTTAAAGGGAATCCAGGTACTGGGAAAACTACAGTGGCAAGGAAACTGGGTACACTTTTTCATGAAATGAAAGTATTATCAAAAGGTCATCTGATTGAAGCAGAAAGAGCGGATCTCGTAGGTGAATACATCGGTCACACCGCTCAAAAAACAAGAGAGTTACTGAAAAAAGCAAATGGAGGAATTCTCTTTATTGATGAGGCCTATTCTTTGGGCAGAGGTGGAGAAAAGGACTTTGGAAAAGAAGCGATTGATACACTGGTAAAAGCGATGGAAGATCAGCAGCATGAATTTATATTAATTTTAGCTGGCTACCCAAAAGAAATGGATCGTTTTTTAAAGCTAAACCCAGGTCTTCCTTCAAGGTTTCCGGTTGTTATTTCTTTTCCTGATTATTCGGTGGATGAACTAATGGAAATATCCAAAAGAATGCTTACCGAAAGAGAATACGTATTAACAAGAGACTGTGAGTGGAAATTAAAAACACATATTGAACGAGTCAAAAACTCCGGAAATGGCTCTTTTTCAAACGGAAGATACATTAGAAATATGATTGAAAAAGCTGTAAGAAGACAATCAGTAAGGCTTTTAAATGATGCACGGCAAGATAAAAAAGCATTGATGACAATTCAAAGTGATGACCTTGTGCTAGAAGAACGTGATTTGATTTGATATGATGGAAGGAGACTATGGAAAGCAGGGATCGCGAATTTGAACAGACAAAATGATTCAGTTCAGGAAAAAGCGATTCTCGTCGGCTGTCAGCTTCCGCGGCAGAACGACGAGCGTTTTTTTTATTCAATGGAAGAATTAAAGTCGCTGACGAAAACAGCGAATGGAACAGTTTGCGCAGTGGTTTCTCAA
This genomic interval carries:
- a CDS encoding YitT family protein — protein: MLETKFYKSIMIILGLFLTAAGIKLLTVHSLTFGGTAGVATLGTFMTEWSWGILFLIVNLPFFVLSIKKLGWTFSLSTFLCILLISVISDLMDFVHFPTISPIIAAMIAGILIGIGVSFVLNSGASLGGIHILALYLEQKSDINRGVSLFVTDFIIVSSAVVMFGFKNAFISIIAITIASFLTGKLKSTTKTSTSVYVSGKTEPVRNN
- the spoVK gene encoding stage V sporulation protein K yields the protein MNEPIAIKKQRQINIVLNQGNEKIKADDALTLAGKDKAKEQHIPLIKIEQDLNRLVGMEDLKHHVKEIYAWLHINKCRQEMGLKAEKQALHMLFKGNPGTGKTTVARKLGTLFHEMKVLSKGHLIEAERADLVGEYIGHTAQKTRELLKKANGGILFIDEAYSLGRGGEKDFGKEAIDTLVKAMEDQQHEFILILAGYPKEMDRFLKLNPGLPSRFPVVISFPDYSVDELMEISKRMLTEREYVLTRDCEWKLKTHIERVKNSGNGSFSNGRYIRNMIEKAVRRQSVRLLNDARQDKKALMTIQSDDLVLEERDLI